The following proteins are encoded in a genomic region of Danio rerio strain Tuebingen ecotype United States chromosome 16, GRCz12tu, whole genome shotgun sequence:
- the tapbpl gene encoding tapasin-related protein, giving the protein MQIVSDIQQNYSISCLVSSCSVMLTLLVSLSLVYGLDGADVVLSCSLIEEGGGMGGMMGGAMFKRTPATLVFRDFVGNEGLSPELVTPYNPPETPNPEDLIFELMLPSIQIPNADLLLHADCNEQEVVCEISRYVPRGADMDSLPAHFIGSIQLEGGGISLTLVLQTLHSETTQSDAQPLMQSKLNLPLSQSATLLTEVVFVVFSRVPSIVASIGGDVMLDCGFRQKESVPGQDVALEWRLQHRGNGRKILDMKAREMETEIGSDVFVDRENTSAEADLLVRDGNASLTLRTLQVSDEGTYICTVGSGDFQTQQIVQLHITQPPRITLSEEKLSFPNRTPQRLSCHCNRYYPLDVQVEWFSQAPSSEESISLSKDSSLSSHRQHSDGTFSVSSHLTLLPDKHPPGTVVTCRVSHPSLETPTNATLTVEEPEPDTAFWTISLMLLISVVFLYQALKGGVF; this is encoded by the exons ATGCAGATAGTAAGCGACATCCAGCAAAACTACAGTATTAGTTGTCTTGTCAGCAGCTGCTCGGTGATGTTAACGCTCCTCGTCTCCCTTTCTTTGGTTTATG GGCTGGATGGTGCTGATGTGGTTCTGTCCTGCTCTCTGATCGAGGAAGGGGGCGGGATGGGCGGCATGATGGGAGGGGCGATGTTCAAGCGCACTCCCGCCACTCTGGTCTTCAGGGATTTTGTCGGGAACGAAGGTCTGTCACCAGAGCTTGTGACCCCCTATAACCCTCCTGAGACCCCTAATCCCGAGGATCTCATCTTTGAGTTGATGT TACCATCCATTCAGATCCCCAACGCAGACTTGCTTCTTCACGCTGACTGTAATGAACAGGAAGTGGTTTGTGAGATCAGCCGTTACGTTCCTCGTGGAGCTGATATGGATTCCCTACCAGCTCATTTTATTGGCTCAATTCAGCTGGAAGGTGGAGGCATCAGCCTCACTCTGGTGCTACAGACCCTCCACAGTGAGACCACACAATCTGATGCCCAACCACTTATGCAGAGTAAACTGAATCTGCCTCTCAGCCAATCAGCAACGTTGCTGACAGAAG TTGTGTTTGTGGTGTTCTCTCGTGTACCATCCATTGTGGCATCAATAGGGGGTGATGTGATGTTGGACTGTGGCTTCAGACAAAAAGAGTCTGTCCCTGGGCAGGATGTGGCTCTGGAGTGGCGCCTTCAACACAGAGGAAATGGCCGTAAAATTCTTGATATGAAGGCAAGGGAGATGGAGACAGAAATAGGATCAGATG TATTCGTGGACCGGGAAAACACCAGCGCTGAAGCAGATCTTCTAGTGAGGGATGGAAATGCCTCTCTAACTCTCAGGACATTGCAGGTCTCAGATGAAGGCACATACATCTGCACCGTGGGCTCTGGAGACTTTCAGACTCAACAGATCGTGCAGCTTCACATTACAC AACCGCCTCGCATCACACTTTCTGAGGAGAAGCTGTCATTTCCGAATAGGACACCTCAGAGACTTAGCTGCCATTGCAATCGCTACTACCCTCTGGATGTGCAG GTGGAGTGGTTTTCACAGGCTCCGTCTTCAGAAGAGTCTATCTCGTTGTCTAAGGACTCCTCGCTCTCCAGTCATCGGCAGCACAGTGATGGAACATTTTCTGTCTCTTCTCACCTCACCCTGTTACCAGACAAACACCCACCGGGGACTGTTGTCACCTGTAGAGTCTCACATCCCTCCCTAGAAACTCCAACTAATGCCACCCTCACTGTGGAAGAACCTGAGCCAG ATACAGCTTTCTGGACAATAAGCTTGATGTTGCTGATATCCGTGGTGTTTTTGTATCAAGCGTTGAAAGGTGGAG tgttttaa